The following proteins are encoded in a genomic region of Rhizobium sp. CCGE531:
- the recA gene encoding recombinase RecA, producing MSQNSLRLVEDKSVDKSKALEAALSQIERSFGKGSIMKLGSNENVVEIETVSTGSLSLDIALGIGGLPKGRIVEIYGPESSGKTTLALQTIAEAQKKGGICAFVDAEHALDPVYARKLGVDLQNLLISQPDTGEQALEITDTLVRSGAIDVLVVDSVAALTPRAEIEGEMGDSLPGLQARLMSQALRKLTASISKSKTMVIFINQIRMKIGVMFGSPETTTGGNALKFYASVRLDIRRIGAVKEREEVIGNQTRVKVVKNKMAPPFKQVEFDIMYGEGVSKTGELVDLGVKAGIVEKSGAWFSYNSQRLGQGRENAKIFLRDNPDLSREIELSLRQNAGLIADRFLQNGGPDADDGDASGE from the coding sequence ATGTCTCAGAATTCTTTGCGGCTTGTAGAGGACAAATCGGTGGATAAAAGCAAGGCACTTGAAGCGGCGCTCTCTCAAATTGAGCGGTCGTTCGGCAAGGGCTCGATCATGAAGCTCGGCTCTAACGAGAACGTGGTCGAAATCGAAACGGTTTCCACCGGCTCGCTGAGCCTCGATATTGCCCTCGGAATCGGCGGTTTGCCGAAGGGCCGCATTGTCGAAATCTATGGGCCGGAAAGCTCGGGTAAGACGACGCTGGCTCTGCAGACCATTGCAGAGGCCCAGAAGAAGGGCGGCATCTGCGCTTTCGTGGACGCGGAACATGCGCTCGATCCGGTCTATGCCCGCAAGCTCGGCGTCGACCTGCAGAACCTTCTGATCTCGCAGCCCGATACCGGCGAACAGGCGCTTGAAATCACCGATACGCTGGTTCGCTCCGGCGCGATCGACGTCCTCGTCGTCGACTCCGTTGCGGCATTGACGCCGCGCGCCGAAATCGAGGGCGAGATGGGCGACAGTCTTCCCGGTCTGCAGGCTCGTTTGATGAGCCAGGCGCTGCGCAAGCTCACGGCTTCGATCTCGAAGTCCAAGACCATGGTGATCTTCATCAACCAGATCCGCATGAAGATCGGCGTCATGTTCGGCTCGCCGGAAACGACGACGGGCGGTAACGCGCTGAAGTTCTATGCCTCGGTTCGCCTCGATATCCGCCGCATCGGCGCCGTCAAGGAGCGTGAAGAGGTGATCGGCAACCAGACCCGCGTGAAGGTCGTCAAGAACAAGATGGCGCCTCCCTTCAAGCAGGTCGAGTTCGACATCATGTATGGCGAGGGCGTTTCCAAGACTGGCGAGCTGGTCGATCTCGGGGTCAAGGCCGGCATCGTCGAGAAGTCGGGTGCCTGGTTCTCCTATAACAGCCAGCGCCTTGGCCAGGGCCGCGAGAATGCGAAAATCTTCCTGCGCGACAATCCGGATCTCTCGCGCGAAATCGAATTGTCGCTGCGCCAGAATGCCGGCTTGATCGCCGATCGCTTCTTGCAAAATGGCGGTCCGGATGCCGATGATGGCGACGCTTCCGGGGAATAA
- a CDS encoding carbohydrate kinase family protein: MAKKILVLGGAHIDRRGRIFGETAPGASNPGAWFEEPGGGGFNAARNLARLGFDVRLISPRGGDPSGEIVAEAASHAGIDDRPFVFLDRKTPSYTAILERDGNLVIALADMELYKLFVPRRLAIRAVRDAFEETDLVLCDANLPAETLAAIAARAAACGKPVAAIAISPAKVVRLKPSLAGIDHLFLNEAEAAALTENRPEDPLEWVNGLRALGLRNGVITRGGRPLIAFSRDLVVSLQPPVVDDVADVTGAGDSLAAGVLSALLAGHDLAEAVRHGAAAAAITVQSSLATAENLSPELLKTMLALVPKAEILS, translated from the coding sequence ATGGCGAAGAAGATTCTCGTTCTCGGCGGCGCCCATATCGACCGGCGCGGCCGCATATTCGGCGAGACCGCACCCGGCGCCAGCAATCCCGGCGCATGGTTCGAAGAGCCCGGCGGCGGCGGCTTCAATGCGGCCAGAAATCTAGCCCGCCTGGGCTTCGACGTGCGGTTGATCTCGCCCCGCGGCGGCGATCCCTCCGGCGAGATCGTGGCGGAAGCGGCCAGCCACGCCGGCATCGACGACCGGCCCTTCGTTTTCCTCGATCGCAAGACGCCGAGCTATACGGCGATCCTCGAACGCGACGGCAATCTGGTCATCGCGCTTGCCGACATGGAACTCTACAAGCTGTTCGTCCCGAGACGTCTGGCGATTCGCGCCGTTCGCGATGCCTTTGAAGAGACCGATCTCGTTCTCTGCGACGCCAATCTGCCGGCCGAAACATTAGCCGCGATCGCGGCAAGAGCGGCCGCATGCGGCAAGCCCGTCGCGGCAATCGCGATCTCGCCGGCGAAAGTCGTGCGGCTCAAGCCAAGCCTTGCCGGCATCGACCACCTGTTCCTCAACGAAGCCGAGGCCGCCGCGCTGACCGAAAATCGCCCGGAAGACCCGCTCGAATGGGTGAACGGATTGCGCGCCCTCGGCCTGCGCAATGGCGTCATCACCCGCGGCGGGCGCCCGCTGATCGCATTTTCCCGCGATCTCGTCGTCAGCCTGCAGCCGCCCGTCGTCGACGATGTCGCCGATGTCACCGGGGCGGGAGATTCTCTTGCCGCAGGCGTTCTCTCAGCCTTGCTTGCCGGCCACGACCTCGCGGAAGCTGTCCGCCACGGTGCGGCAGCCGCAGCGATCACCGTGCAATCATCCTTGGCCACCGCCGAAAATCTGTCTCCGGAGCTTTTGAAGACGATGTTGGCCCTTGTTCCCAAGGCCGAAATTCTGTCATGA
- the alaS gene encoding alanine--tRNA ligase, which yields MSGVNEIRSTFLDYFKKNGHEIVPSSPLVPRNDPTLMFTNAGMVQFKNVFTGLEQRSYKTASTAQKCVRAGGKHNDLDNVGYTARHHTFFEMLGNFSFGDYFKEQAIELAWNLITKEFGIDAKRLLVTVYHTDDDAFNLWKKIAGLSDDKIIRIPTSDNFWAMGDTGPCGPCSEIFYDHGDHIWGGPPGSPEEDGDRFIEIWNLVFMQFEQISKQERVDLPRPSIDTGMGLERVAALLQGKHDNYDIDLFRALIEASEEATGVKAEGEHRASHRVIADHLRSSAFLIADGVLPSNEGRGYVLRRIMRRAMRHAQLLGAKEPLMWRLLPALIQQMGRAYPELVRAEALTSETLKLEETRFRKTLERGLSLLNDATSDLHKGDSLDGETAFKLYDTYGFPLDLTQDALRARGIGVDISSFADAMERQKAEARSHWTGSGDKATETIWFELKEKNGATEFLGYDTESAEGVIQAIVRDGVAVDSASAGEKVQIIVNQTPFYGESGGQMGDTGAISGDNGKLTVGDTQKKGEGLFVHLAEVSEGTIKVGDAVVLTVDHARRSRLRANHSATHLLHEALREVLGTHVAQKGSLVAPERLRFDVSHPKPMSAEELKVVEEMANEIILQNSPVTTRLMSVDDAIAEGAMALFGEKYGDEVRVVSMGQGVRGAKTGKPYSIELCGGTHVSATGQIGLVRILGDSAVGAGVRRIEAVTGESALAYLAEQDERVKNLASTLKVQPGEVVSRVETLMDERRKLERELADAKRKLAMGGGQGSSADAVREVNGVKFLGKAISGVDPKDLKGLADEAKAGLGSGVVALIGVSEDGKASAVVAVTEDLIGRISAVDLVRVASAALGGKGGGGRPDMAQAGGPDGAKADEAIEAIAAALAG from the coding sequence ATGAGCGGTGTGAATGAAATCCGGTCGACCTTCCTCGACTATTTTAAGAAAAACGGCCACGAGATCGTGCCGTCGAGCCCACTCGTACCGCGCAACGATCCGACATTGATGTTCACCAATGCCGGCATGGTGCAGTTCAAGAACGTTTTCACCGGTCTGGAGCAGCGCTCGTACAAGACGGCTTCGACGGCGCAGAAATGCGTGCGTGCCGGCGGCAAGCACAACGACCTCGACAATGTCGGCTACACCGCGCGCCACCACACCTTCTTCGAGATGCTCGGCAATTTCTCCTTTGGCGACTATTTCAAGGAGCAGGCCATCGAGCTTGCCTGGAACCTGATCACCAAGGAATTCGGGATCGACGCCAAGCGTCTGCTGGTGACGGTCTATCACACCGATGACGACGCCTTTAATCTCTGGAAGAAGATCGCTGGGCTTTCGGACGACAAGATTATCCGCATCCCCACCAGCGACAATTTCTGGGCGATGGGCGATACCGGCCCCTGTGGTCCCTGTTCAGAAATCTTCTACGATCATGGCGATCATATCTGGGGCGGCCCTCCGGGTTCTCCGGAAGAGGACGGCGACCGGTTCATCGAGATCTGGAATCTCGTGTTCATGCAGTTCGAGCAGATTAGCAAGCAGGAGCGCGTCGACCTGCCGCGTCCGTCAATCGACACCGGCATGGGTCTCGAGCGCGTTGCCGCCTTGCTGCAAGGCAAACATGACAATTACGATATCGATCTCTTTCGCGCGCTGATCGAAGCTTCCGAAGAGGCAACCGGCGTGAAGGCCGAGGGCGAGCATCGCGCCAGTCATCGCGTCATCGCCGACCACCTGCGTTCCTCCGCTTTCCTGATTGCCGATGGCGTGCTGCCGTCGAATGAAGGCCGAGGCTATGTGCTTCGCCGCATCATGCGCCGCGCCATGCGCCATGCGCAGCTGCTCGGTGCCAAGGAACCCTTGATGTGGCGGCTGCTGCCGGCGTTGATCCAGCAGATGGGTCGCGCCTATCCCGAGCTGGTGCGCGCCGAGGCGCTGACCTCCGAGACACTGAAGCTCGAGGAAACCCGTTTCCGCAAGACGCTGGAACGCGGCCTGTCGTTGCTGAACGATGCCACCTCGGACCTGCACAAGGGCGACAGCCTGGACGGCGAAACGGCTTTCAAGCTCTACGACACCTATGGCTTCCCGCTGGATCTGACGCAGGACGCACTGCGCGCCCGCGGCATCGGCGTCGATATTTCCAGCTTCGCCGATGCCATGGAGCGGCAGAAGGCCGAGGCGCGTTCGCATTGGACCGGATCCGGCGACAAGGCAACCGAAACCATCTGGTTCGAGCTCAAGGAAAAGAATGGTGCGACTGAATTCCTCGGCTATGACACGGAATCTGCCGAAGGCGTGATCCAGGCAATCGTCAGGGATGGCGTTGCCGTCGACAGCGCCTCTGCCGGCGAAAAGGTACAGATCATCGTCAACCAGACGCCGTTCTATGGCGAATCCGGCGGCCAGATGGGCGATACGGGCGCCATCTCCGGCGACAACGGCAAGCTGACGGTGGGCGACACTCAGAAAAAGGGCGAAGGCCTTTTCGTTCACCTAGCCGAGGTTTCGGAAGGAACGATCAAGGTGGGCGATGCCGTCGTGCTGACGGTCGATCACGCCAGACGCTCGCGCCTGCGCGCCAACCATTCCGCCACCCACCTGCTGCATGAGGCACTGCGCGAAGTGCTGGGCACGCATGTCGCCCAGAAGGGCTCGCTGGTTGCGCCCGAGCGCCTGCGCTTCGACGTGTCGCATCCGAAGCCGATGTCGGCTGAGGAGCTGAAGGTCGTCGAGGAGATGGCGAACGAGATCATCCTGCAGAATTCGCCGGTGACGACCCGCCTGATGAGCGTCGACGATGCGATCGCGGAAGGCGCGATGGCGCTGTTCGGCGAGAAGTACGGCGATGAAGTCCGCGTCGTATCGATGGGGCAGGGCGTGCGTGGCGCCAAGACCGGCAAGCCCTATTCCATCGAGCTTTGCGGCGGTACGCATGTGTCGGCCACGGGCCAGATCGGTCTCGTGCGCATCCTCGGCGATAGCGCCGTCGGGGCCGGTGTGCGCCGTATCGAAGCTGTCACTGGCGAATCCGCGCTTGCCTATCTCGCGGAGCAGGACGAGCGCGTGAAAAACCTCGCCTCGACGCTGAAGGTTCAGCCTGGTGAGGTCGTTTCGCGCGTCGAAACTCTGATGGACGAGCGCCGCAAGCTGGAGCGCGAATTGGCCGATGCCAAGCGCAAGCTTGCCATGGGCGGCGGCCAGGGTAGTTCCGCTGACGCCGTTCGCGAAGTCAACGGCGTCAAGTTCCTCGGCAAGGCCATTTCCGGCGTCGATCCCAAGGACCTAAAGGGTCTGGCGGATGAGGCCAAGGCAGGCCTTGGCTCGGGCGTGGTCGCGCTGATCGGCGTTTCCGAAGATGGCAAGGCTAGCGCCGTTGTCGCCGTCACCGAAGACCTGATCGGCCGCATCAGCGCCGTCGATCTCGTCCGCGTCGCGTCAGCCGCCCTCGGCGGCAAGGGCGGCGGCGGCCGTCCCGACATGGCGCAGGCCGGCGGCCCGGATGGCGCCAAGGCTGATGAGGCGATCGAGGCGATTGCCGCTGCACTCGCCGGCTAA